In the Desulfovibrio sp. X2 genome, CGCCGCGGGCAAGCGGACCTTCTCCACAGAGGAGGTCGCGGACCGGGTGCGCGCGGCGAAGCTTGAACAGGTCGTCTCGCACCGCCGCCTCGTCCTGCCGCAGCTCTGTGCGCCCGGCGTGGCCGCGCACCGGCTGCGCCGCCTGTGCGGCTTTTCGGGCGTCTTCGGGCCAGTCAGGGCCGAGGACCTGCCCGCGTTCCTCGATGCGGGCATGACGGCGGGCGAGGCCTTGCGGGAGGTGCGCTTCCCGCTTGCCGAGCGGCTGGCCGTGAGCTTCGTGGAGATCAGGGCCAACCGCAGGCTGACCCTGGCCGTGGCCCTTTGCTGCCTCGTGCTCGCCGCGCTCGGGCCGGGCGGGTTCACTGTTTCGGGCACGCTTCGGGCAGCGCTCGGCGGTTTCGCGGTCTTCGCCGCGGCCTTTGCCGCGGGCGTCTTCCTGGTGCCCGCGCTGCTCGCCCGCATCCCGGTGCGCGCCTTCGCCGCCAAGGGGCTCGTCGCGGGCGGAGCAGTGGGGCTCGCGCTCGCCTCCGTCCTCGCGCACGGCCTGCCCGATGGGCTGGCCGCCGTGTGCGCGGCCATGGCCTTCGCCTCGTGGTTCGCCATGAACTACACCGGCTCCACGCCCTTCACCTCGCTCTCGGGCGTGGATCGGGAGATGCGGCGCTACATGCCGCTGCAGGCCGGGCTCCTGCTCGCGGCCGTGCTGCTCTGGCTGGTGCCCTGCTGGTTTTCCATCGGATCGGGAGGCGCGTGATGCGGGAGTTCCGCCATTTCGAGAACGTCACCACCCTGGCCCTGGACCGCGCGGCGTGCGTGGGCTGCGGCGCCTGCGTCGCGGTCTGCCCGCACGCTGTCCTGGCCCTGGACGAGACCGGCAAGGCGCGGCTGGCCGACCCGGGCGGCTGCATGGAGTGCGGCGCCTGCGCCACCAACTGCGCGGCGGCGGCGATCACCGTCCGGCCCGGCGTGGGCTGCGCCCAGGCCATCCTGAACGGCTGGCTTTCGCGCCTGCCGTTTTTGCGCAGGCTCTCCGGCGCCGATTCCTGCTGTTCGTGACCGGCGCGGCCGCCGGGACTTGCCATGGGCGCGCGGCTGCTTATCTGGCGGAGTGCCGGGGCTGCTACCTGAAGATGAAGTAGACCGCGCCGCACAGGCACAGGCCCGCCCAGAGGAAGTCGAGCTTCAGCGGCTGCCCCATGTACCAGATGGAGAAGGGCGCGAAGACCGAGAGGGTGATGACCTCCTGCATGATCTTCAGCTGCGGCAGCGAGAGCTGCGTGTAGCCCAGGCGGTTGGCCGGAACCTGGATCAGGTACTCGAAGAGGGCGATTCCCCAGGAGACGAGCGCGGCGACGTACCATGGCCTGTCGGCC is a window encoding:
- the hgcB gene encoding mercury methylation ferredoxin HgcB gives rise to the protein MREFRHFENVTTLALDRAACVGCGACVAVCPHAVLALDETGKARLADPGGCMECGACATNCAAAAITVRPGVGCAQAILNGWLSRLPFLRRLSGADSCCS
- the hgcA gene encoding mercury methylation corrinoid protein HgcA — translated: MKPLTIEPFQEQCQGTDSPSVGVPGLSDFRESGGACACSGGCTPELDVRAPQPDAAPCUGPKTELPPEAAGERPGLRAWPFVEGWIETPAGPVPRVRSAWRGRDRLGALAVRLGIGRDSYRIAPGLYALGAATPESPVLVTSNYKLTFDTLRRALPGRACWILVVETYGINVWCAAGKRTFSTEEVADRVRAAKLEQVVSHRRLVLPQLCAPGVAAHRLRRLCGFSGVFGPVRAEDLPAFLDAGMTAGEALREVRFPLAERLAVSFVEIRANRRLTLAVALCCLVLAALGPGGFTVSGTLRAALGGFAVFAAAFAAGVFLVPALLARIPVRAFAAKGLVAGGAVGLALASVLAHGLPDGLAAVCAAMAFASWFAMNYTGSTPFTSLSGVDREMRRYMPLQAGLLLAAVLLWLVPCWFSIGSGGA
- a CDS encoding DMT family protein → MPVVLGTALLLCLSNVFMTFAWYAHLKNLADRPWYVAALVSWGIALFEYLIQVPANRLGYTQLSLPQLKIMQEVITLSVFAPFSIWYMGQPLKLDFLWAGLCLCGAVYFIFR